The Ancylothrix sp. D3o genome segment AAAAATCAACTTTTTTTGCTGCGCGTCGAAGTCTTGCTTTTGCCGGTTTTCTTTGATCCCCCAGAAGCCTTTGCCGCCAGCAGTTCCACCGCCTTTGCCAAAGTCAGCGTTTCCACCGTCTCGCCTTCAGGGATCGAGGCATTGGTTTTGCCGTGCTTCACATAGGCTCCATAGGGCCCATCATAAATATTCACCGGCTCATCATCGGCTGGGTGATTTCCCAAAGCCTTGAGGGGTTCCTTCGTCTTGCCCTTGGCGCTACGTCCGCCTTTTTTCGGCTCCGCCAAAAGTTCAATAGCACGTTTAAAGTCAATTGTCAAGACATCATCGGTAGATTTTAAAGAGCGATACTCCTTGGCATCTTTCCCTTGGTCGTGTAACACATAGGGGCCAAAACGGCCTAAACTAACCGAGATTTTACCGCCGGTTTCGGGATGCACTCCTAAAGCGCGGGGCAAAGAAAGTAAACCCACAGCCATTTCCAGGGTGACATTTTCCGGGGTGACACCTTTGGGTAAAGACATGGTTTTGGGCTTTTTCTTGGCATCGGATGTTTCTTCACCGAGTTGGACATAGGGGCCATAAGTACCCACTTTCAGATAAATTGGTTCTCCCGTTTGGGGATGCTGGCCAACAATATCCGGGCCTTCGGTTTTTTGGCGCAGCAAAATTTCTACCCGTTCGGGATCAAGGTCGGCGGGTGTTAAATTTTTGGGGATCGAAGCTGTCACCGCACCATCGCCGTTTTGAACTTCAATATAGGGGCCAAACCGGCCTATTCTTACTTTGGCATCGAGATTTTCTAACTCAACGGTTCGGGCTACAGAGGCATCAATTTGACTTTCTTGGGTGTCTACTTGTTTTCGTAGTCCTGTTTCACCGAGATAAAACTTATTTAGATAAGGTAGCCATTGCGCTTCGCCGGTGGAAATATCATCGAGGGTTTGTTCCATGCGGGAGGTAAAGCGGGGATCTACCAATTCCGGAAAATATTTTTCCAGCAAACCGGTGACTGCAAAGGCGGTAAAGGTTGGGATCAGGGCGTTATTAACGAGTTGGGCGTAGCCACGATCAATAATGGTGCCGATGATGCTGGCGTAGGTGCTGGGCCGGCCTATGCCTTCACTTTCAAGCATTTTGACAAGCGAGGCTTCGGTAAAGCGGGCCGGTGGTTGGGTTTCGTGGCCAATGGCATCGAGTTTTTGGCAGGTAGGACTGTCACCGACTTTGAGGTTTGGGAGAATGACTTCTTGATCTTCGAGGGCGGCGTTGGGGTCGTCTGAACCTTCAACGTAGGCGCGGAGATAGCCGGGGAAGTCAATGCGTTTGCCGGTGGAACGAAAGCCGGTGTCTTCTACTTGCAGATCAAGGGTGATTTGGGTTTGGCGGGCGTCGGCCATTTGACAGGCGACGGTGCGTTTCCAGATCAGGTCGTATAAATCAAATTCGCGTCCAGAGAGGCCGGTTTCTTGGGGAGTGCGGAAGCTGCTACCGGCGGGACGGATGGCTTCGTGGGCTTCTTGGGCTCCTTTGCTTTTGGTGGTGTATTGACGGGGTTGGGGGCTGAGGTATTGTTTGCCGTAGAGTTTTTCGGCGCAGGCTCTTGCGGCGGCGATGGCTTGGTCGGACAGGTGTACCGAGTCTGTCCGCATATAGGTGATGTAGCCTTGTTCGTAAAGGCTTTGGGCGATCCGCATGGTGTCGCGGGCCGACAGACGTAGTTTGCGGTTCGATTCTTGTTGGAGGGTGGAGGTGGTGAAGGGGGGGGAGGGTTTGCGGGTGGTGGGGCGTTCTTCGAGGTTGCTGACGCGCCAGGGTTTACCGCTGAGGCGTTGAGTCAGGGCTTCGGCTTGTTGCTGGTTGAGGAGTAGGACGTTGCGACCGGCTGCTATTTGGCCGGTGTTTTCGTCAAAGTCTGCGCCGGTGGCGATTTTTCTGCCGCCTACTGTGATTAGTTTGGCTTCAAAGATTTGACTTTTATCTTTTGTGCCGGTGGCTGATAGGGTGGCTTTGAGATCCCAGTAGGTGCCTTGGCGGAAGGCGCGGCGTTGGCGTTCGCGTTGGACGAGGAGACGGACGGCGACGGATTGGACTCTGCCGGCGGATAGCCCAGAGGCAATTTTTTTCCAGAGGAGGGGCGAGAGGGTGTAGCCTACTAGCCGGTCGAGGATACGGCGGGTTTCTTGGGCTCGGACAACGTGCTCATCAATGTTGCGGCAGTTTTTGAGGGCTGCTTTGATTGCAGAGTCGGTGATTTCGTGAAAGACCATCCGTTTGATGGGGACTTTGGGCTGGAGGACTTGCAATAAGTGCCAGCTTATACTTTCTCCTTCGCGGTCTTCGTCGGTGGCGAGGATTAGTTCTTTGGCTTCTTTGAGGGCGTCTTTTAGTTGTTTGACTACTTTCTTTTTATCTTTGGGGATGATGTAGAGGGGTTCAAAGTCGGCTTCTACGTTGACGCCTAGCTGAGCCCATTTTTCTCCTTTGACGTTTTCGGGGATGTCGCTTGCTGATTGGGGCAGGTCACGCACATGGCCCATTGATGCCTCGACTCGATAGCTTGAGGGCAAATAGTTACGAATTGTACGGGCTTTGGTGGGTGATTCTACGATGACGAGGGTTGACATGGCACGGTTTAGGGATTTTAGTTTTTAGTTTTTGGATTTTAGTTTGAAGTATTGAGAGTTTAGGTCTAAGGGTTTGGTTGTTGCGCCGCACCTCTATAACGACTATAGATGCCGATAATTTTTTTTGGGATAGGGTTTGGTTTTTAGGAGTTTTTGTGGAGATTGATTGTTAGCTTATTTTTTTTGCTTTGTCAAGCACGACAATTTGTGGGGGTTGTTTGTGTAAATGTTTCCCCTGATTGGGTTTAGCATTGATGGGGTGATGTGTCAAGAGGGGTTGAGAGAAAGTTCTGGTCGCCTGATAGATTTTTCCTGGTTAGGGCGTATTTTTTCTGGGTGGGGGCCGGCTGGTTTCTTGTCGCCCATACTATAGTTGTTAGAGGATGGGGTAAATATGATTAATGGTTATGTCAATTTTTCTGGACAAAGTTAACTGGTATAACTTCTCTCAAATTTTAGGCTCTGAAGTCTAATTTATTAGGAATTTACTTCGATATTTTTTCCCACTACAAGGGGATGAATAGGGCGATTTATTGGGACAAAATAGATAAGGAAAGATCAATCATTGCCGTTTGTTTTTTTGATGGCAAAATTAAAATTATAGGGTCATTATTTTAATAATTATTAACATTTTTGTAGTTTGATAGGGTTTTTCTTGGCTGGATTTAATTAGGTAAAATTTCGCCGACCTACTTTTATAACAAGAGGGCTTAGGCGCTAGGGAGACGGCAAGAGTTTTTTGCGTAGATATCTAGTTGAAAAAGAGACAATTTTTCCGAGAAACCGGGAATAAGCGCGTTTGTCCTAAAGAATTAAGAAGTGTTTGTTTTTATTTTCGGAAAGCTAGGGCAATTTTTCAGGATGTAGTCAAATAATATGGCTGGGTTTTTCTTTGTAAGACAATCGCTTTTGTCTGTAACCGGCCCCTACAAATTTCTCTTGACTACCAACAACTCCTGCACGCAGAAGTAGAACCTGCTATTTTATATGCAGTGTCCTTTTGGCTGTATATGCAGCATGGAGTTATTTTGTTTGGATTAATCATCAAAAGCTAAACGGCCTCTTGTATCTAGCTATGCCTAGCGGCGTTTCCTAGCTTTGAAAAAATAAGAAAACCCAATCCATACTATTAAAAATAGAGAGAAAAAATCTAAAAACTCTCTTCAACCGCCGAAAAAATAGTTAAGCCTGTCCGGAGACTGCTAATTTTTGTGTTAAGCTGACATCTGTATAGAAAGTTACTGAAAACAACTTATTATATGCTGCCTTCTGTGAAATACTCCTTAGAAGTCATACAAGAAGAAGTACGCCGGCTGGTGCGATCCGGTGCCGTCAGTCGCCAGCAAAGAATTTACGCCTTATGCGAGTATATTCCGCCGCGAGATTGGGTATATTTTGAACGGGAATTAGAAGAAAGTAATTATTTACTGAGAGACGCATTAGGAGATTTAATGGGTCGAGAAGAATGGGAAAATGATTGAGGATATTTTTCCGATTAGGGCTTTGTGTGGAAAGGTAGGCTAACGGTAAAAGTTGTGCCTGATTGTTCTCCATTGATATTTTCTTGACTTTCTACCCAAATTTCACCGCCGTGTAAATCAACACACTGTTTAACAATTGCCAATCCTAAACCTGTGCCCGGAATACTGCCAACATTAATGGCGCGGTGGAAGGGTTCAAATAATCGCTCTCGATCTTGGGGAGGAATGCCAATTCCGTGATCTTGGATAGTAAAAATCGCTTGGTTGTTTTCACAAGTCAGGGTTAGGGAAACCGGCGTACCATCGGGAGAATATTTGATGGCATTGGAGATTAAATTTGTAAGAATGTGACGGAGTAGTTTGCGATCCATACAGGCTCCGCCGCACTCTCCCTTTGTTAAAAATTCTACCTCTGTTTTGTAGTGATAGCTAAGTAGCTGCTCGTCGATGATTTCATAACAAAAACTGCTCAACTCGATTCGTTCGGGATAAAATTTTATTTGGCCGGCTTCTGCCTTACCCAGCGTTAAAACTTCTTCTAACAATTGGTTTATGTTTTTAAGAGCGCGTTGAATACGATTGAGATGCTCATTTTTTTTGTCAGTTGACATTTTATCGTTATATTCTTTTAACAACTCAGCCGACAGGGAAATTATGCTCAAAGGAGTGCGGAATTCGTGGGAAGTTATGCAAAGATAGCGGGAGCGAATTTCGCTGAGTTGTTCGGCTTTTTGGCGTAGTTGTTCAGAGAGTTTTAACTGTTGGTTAATTTTATTTTCTGCATTAATTCTGCTCAGAGCCATTTCAATTGTAGCGTTTAATTCTGCTTCTTTAAAAGGTTTTAATAAATAGCCATAAGGTTCGGTAAGTTTTGCCCGTTGTAAAGTATTTTTATCGGCATAAGCGGTCAAATAAACAACGGGAATTTGAAAATTATTTTTGATGTGGTCGGCAGTTTGAATTCCATCGAGATCGCCTTGCAAAACAATATCCATCAGCACCAAATCAGGCTGCGTTTGAGCCACTGTTTCAATCGCCAATTCTCCAGAATCAACACAGCCAGAGACTTCATAGCCCAATCTCTCTAGCTTATCAGCGATATCCATTGCAACGATACTTTCATCTTCGACAATTAAAATCTTGACCGGCTTCATGTTTTGCCCGCAAGTTCTACTTGATTTATTTGCTTATTTTCCAGCCAAAACTAGCAAGATGGTTTAGATTATCCTGCAAAGCTTTTATTTTGTCAACTAAAAATTTCTGCAAAAATCTCTTTTTAAAGCCGACCTCGGTATTTCAACTCAGAAAAACGCAAACTAAAGCAAGTGCCTTGTTCTCGATCAATGGCGATTTCTGCCTTGAGTTGACGAGTTAAATTTGCCACTAAACGCAATCCTAAAGATTTGGTATTTTTGAGGTTAATTTCTGCCGGTAAACCAACTCCATTATCTGAAACTCGAAGCAAAAATAAACCGGTTTCGAGCGATTGAAACTCAATGCAAATTTCGCCAGAATTTTTTTCTGAAAAGGCATATTTGAGAGAATTAGAAACCAACTCATTAATCACCAAACCACAAGGCATAGCCGTTTCGAGATTAATCAAAACCGGCTCTACTTTGAGCTTAAGTTTAATACCTTCCGCACGATACCCATAGGAACAAAACAAGTGATTACCCAATTGCTGAATATACTCATATAAATTAATCCTAGCTAAATCGGGAGACTGATACAATTGTTCGTGAATTAAAGCAATGGATAAAATGCGATTTTGACTATCAGCGAACATTTGGCCAGCTTCCGGGTCAGAAATCAGCCGAGATTGCAAAGACAACAAGCTAGAAATTACCTGTAAGTTATTTTTAACGCGGTGGTGAATTTCTTTTAGTAAGACTTCTTTTTCTTGCAAAGAAGTTTTAGTTTGTTCCTCTGCCTTTTTACGCTCGGTAATATCCCGCTCTATTGCCACCCAATGGGTTAGCAATCCCCGTTCATTTACAATAGGAACAATATTTAAATCTACCCAAAACTGAGATTTGTCTTTGCGGTAGTTAATCAACTCAACTTGAATAGGATTACGGCTTAAAAGTGCGTGGCGAATGCGATTTAAAACCTGCGGATCGCTGTTTGGCCCTTGCAAAATTTTGGGAGTTTTACCAATGGCTTCTGAGGCTGTGTAGCCCGTCATGCGGGTAAATCCCTGATTAACATAAACAATTCTAGGCACAAGAGGCTCGATACTTTCTGCTTCCGTAATCACAATCGAATCATTTGCATTAACTACCACCGACTCTAGCAAGTGTAACCGTTCTTCAACCAGCTTACGTTCCGTGATATTTTCCACCATTGCTAAAAAATAGAGCGGCGTTCCTTTGGCATCTTGAATGAGCGTTATAGTTAAATTCGCCCACACAATCTCACCATTCTTTCTCAGATAGGTTTTTTCTAAATTTAGGGTAGAAATTTCTCCTGAGTATAAACGTTCAATTAAGGGTAATTGCAGCGGCCAATATTCAGGATCGCTGATTTCTTGAAGTGGTCGGTTTTGGAGTTCTTGCAAAGAATAGCCCAACATTTCACAAAAGGCTGGATTAATTTGAATTAATTTATAACCCTCCACATCACTCAAAGTAATTCCAATCGGAGCATTTTCAAAAAATAAGCGAAATTGCTCTTCACTTTTGCGTAGCGCTTCCTCAGCCAGCCGGCGAGCCGTAATATCCTGAGCCGCACCATAAAGCAATAAAGTATCAGCATCAGGAACAAATTCTACAGGGCGAGTATAGTCTCGCAGCCAGCGAACATCACCATTATTATCAATAATCCGGTACTCGCAAACATCCGCCTCACCGGCAAAAAATTTTTCGTGACGTTTTTGCACCTTTAAAATATCTTCGGGGTGAATTTTTTGGTGCCAAGCAATCGTTTCTTGAGAATTCAAATCAAAACTTTCGCTAAATCTTCCCGCACACCACTCAAAAACAGCCTTACCATTGCGATTTAATTGCAGAGCATAGGCATAATCAGAAATTAATTCCGAAACGGCTCTGTAGCGTTTTTCACTTTTAGCTAATTCTATTTCTACCCTGTGGCGTTCGGCAATTTCTTCTAATAATTGTTTATTAGTTTCTCTAAGTTGAGCAGTTCTTTGTTGAATCCGATTTTCTAACTCTTCATTAAGCTTTTGTAAGGCTTGTTCTGCTTCTTGACGTTGGTTGTGAGCCATCGCTTCTTGCAATGTCGATGACAGATAATCAGCAATTTCTATAAATGTAGCGATTTCATATTCACTCCAGCGATGGTATTTTTCACATCCAGCACTCAACACTCCCAAAATTTTGTTAGAAGTTCGCAGGGGAATTGCAATGTAAGCTTGAGTGCGAAATTTACTCAAAAATTGCGTTAAATAATCTTCCTTTGATTCTTGATTTACATCATCAACAATAATCGGCTCTCCTTTGAGAATTTCTTGGAGTTTCTCAGGCGTAGTTTTCAAGTCAAAAGTTTGGCCGGTTCCCTCCACCATATCCGCTGATTGAATCGATTGGATAACCGTTAATTGATATTGCTCATCTATACTAGAATAAGCAACTCGCAGGCTGGGAAAAAACTTATGAATTTGCTTCAAAGTGCCGTTAATAATTTGATTTACAGATAAACCGGCAGTTCTGCTACTTGATATGGTATTAATCAACCGCAAACAAATCTGGCTTTCTAACAAACTTCGCTCAACTTCTTGCCGATAAGCAATTTCTAGCCGTAATTGATCATTGACTTGGCTTAATTGAGCCGTTCTTTCTAAAACCCTATTTTCTAATTCTTCGTTTAATTTTTGCAGAGCAATTTCTGCATTTATGCGTTCTGTGAGTTCAGTTTCTAACTGTTGATGAAGTTCAGCTTGTTGGATGGCTATAGCTACTTGGATAGCCAATTGTTCCAATAAATTAATTTCAAATTCTTGCCAATTTCGCGGCTGAGAGCATTGATGAGCAATCAACAATCCCCAGAGTTTTTCTGGCTCGTTTGTAGAACGGGTTTTTTGGAGAATGGGTAAGACTAGATTGGCTGCTACTTGGAATTTTGTCAGTAAGTCAATGTGACAGGGTTTGAGATTGCTGTTGTGAATATCGTTAATAGCTTTAATTCTACCTTTAAGATAAGGTTCAATCCAGTGATTTTCAAAACAAGGATCGTGGATGGTTGTTCCTAAAATTGGTATCCAATCTTCGCCTACTGATTCAACAATAACAATGCCACTCCAATCAGGTTGAAATCGATAAATTAATACGCGATCACATTCTAATAATTGCCGGACTTCAGCGGCGGTGGTGTTGAGTATTTCTTCGAGATTCAGCGATTGACGAATTCTTAATGCAATGGCGGCGATGGGATTTGTGCTTGGGTTTGCTAGTGTTTGTTGAGGCTGCATGGCTTCGAGGTTTGATATCGCGTTTTTATTATGACTGAGGTACAGAAAAACCCGATCTCTTTTAGAAACCGGGTTTTTAGAACTCTCACATTCTAATCCATTCAACTGAAAAACCCCCTCTCTGAAAACT includes the following:
- the topA gene encoding type I DNA topoisomerase, with protein sequence MSTLVIVESPTKARTIRNYLPSSYRVEASMGHVRDLPQSASDIPENVKGEKWAQLGVNVEADFEPLYIIPKDKKKVVKQLKDALKEAKELILATDEDREGESISWHLLQVLQPKVPIKRMVFHEITDSAIKAALKNCRNIDEHVVRAQETRRILDRLVGYTLSPLLWKKIASGLSAGRVQSVAVRLLVQRERQRRAFRQGTYWDLKATLSATGTKDKSQIFEAKLITVGGRKIATGADFDENTGQIAAGRNVLLLNQQQAEALTQRLSGKPWRVSNLEERPTTRKPSPPFTTSTLQQESNRKLRLSARDTMRIAQSLYEQGYITYMRTDSVHLSDQAIAAARACAEKLYGKQYLSPQPRQYTTKSKGAQEAHEAIRPAGSSFRTPQETGLSGREFDLYDLIWKRTVACQMADARQTQITLDLQVEDTGFRSTGKRIDFPGYLRAYVEGSDDPNAALEDQEVILPNLKVGDSPTCQKLDAIGHETQPPARFTEASLVKMLESEGIGRPSTYASIIGTIIDRGYAQLVNNALIPTFTAFAVTGLLEKYFPELVDPRFTSRMEQTLDDISTGEAQWLPYLNKFYLGETGLRKQVDTQESQIDASVARTVELENLDAKVRIGRFGPYIEVQNGDGAVTASIPKNLTPADLDPERVEILLRQKTEGPDIVGQHPQTGEPIYLKVGTYGPYVQLGEETSDAKKKPKTMSLPKGVTPENVTLEMAVGLLSLPRALGVHPETGGKISVSLGRFGPYVLHDQGKDAKEYRSLKSTDDVLTIDFKRAIELLAEPKKGGRSAKGKTKEPLKALGNHPADDEPVNIYDGPYGAYVKHGKTNASIPEGETVETLTLAKAVELLAAKASGGSKKTGKSKTSTRSKKS
- a CDS encoding DUF4327 family protein, yielding MLPSVKYSLEVIQEEVRRLVRSGAVSRQQRIYALCEYIPPRDWVYFERELEESNYLLRDALGDLMGREEWEND
- a CDS encoding ATP-binding protein gives rise to the protein MKPVKILIVEDESIVAMDIADKLERLGYEVSGCVDSGELAIETVAQTQPDLVLMDIVLQGDLDGIQTADHIKNNFQIPVVYLTAYADKNTLQRAKLTEPYGYLLKPFKEAELNATIEMALSRINAENKINQQLKLSEQLRQKAEQLSEIRSRYLCITSHEFRTPLSIISLSAELLKEYNDKMSTDKKNEHLNRIQRALKNINQLLEEVLTLGKAEAGQIKFYPERIELSSFCYEIIDEQLLSYHYKTEVEFLTKGECGGACMDRKLLRHILTNLISNAIKYSPDGTPVSLTLTCENNQAIFTIQDHGIGIPPQDRERLFEPFHRAINVGSIPGTGLGLAIVKQCVDLHGGEIWVESQENINGEQSGTTFTVSLPFHTKP
- a CDS encoding PAS domain S-box protein; the encoded protein is MQPQQTLANPSTNPIAAIALRIRQSLNLEEILNTTAAEVRQLLECDRVLIYRFQPDWSGIVIVESVGEDWIPILGTTIHDPCFENHWIEPYLKGRIKAINDIHNSNLKPCHIDLLTKFQVAANLVLPILQKTRSTNEPEKLWGLLIAHQCSQPRNWQEFEINLLEQLAIQVAIAIQQAELHQQLETELTERINAEIALQKLNEELENRVLERTAQLSQVNDQLRLEIAYRQEVERSLLESQICLRLINTISSSRTAGLSVNQIINGTLKQIHKFFPSLRVAYSSIDEQYQLTVIQSIQSADMVEGTGQTFDLKTTPEKLQEILKGEPIIVDDVNQESKEDYLTQFLSKFRTQAYIAIPLRTSNKILGVLSAGCEKYHRWSEYEIATFIEIADYLSSTLQEAMAHNQRQEAEQALQKLNEELENRIQQRTAQLRETNKQLLEEIAERHRVEIELAKSEKRYRAVSELISDYAYALQLNRNGKAVFEWCAGRFSESFDLNSQETIAWHQKIHPEDILKVQKRHEKFFAGEADVCEYRIIDNNGDVRWLRDYTRPVEFVPDADTLLLYGAAQDITARRLAEEALRKSEEQFRLFFENAPIGITLSDVEGYKLIQINPAFCEMLGYSLQELQNRPLQEISDPEYWPLQLPLIERLYSGEISTLNLEKTYLRKNGEIVWANLTITLIQDAKGTPLYFLAMVENITERKLVEERLHLLESVVVNANDSIVITEAESIEPLVPRIVYVNQGFTRMTGYTASEAIGKTPKILQGPNSDPQVLNRIRHALLSRNPIQVELINYRKDKSQFWVDLNIVPIVNERGLLTHWVAIERDITERKKAEEQTKTSLQEKEVLLKEIHHRVKNNLQVISSLLSLQSRLISDPEAGQMFADSQNRILSIALIHEQLYQSPDLARINLYEYIQQLGNHLFCSYGYRAEGIKLKLKVEPVLINLETAMPCGLVINELVSNSLKYAFSEKNSGEICIEFQSLETGLFLLRVSDNGVGLPAEINLKNTKSLGLRLVANLTRQLKAEIAIDREQGTCFSLRFSELKYRGRL